The following proteins come from a genomic window of Bubalus kerabau isolate K-KA32 ecotype Philippines breed swamp buffalo chromosome 20, PCC_UOA_SB_1v2, whole genome shotgun sequence:
- the KLHDC8B gene encoding kelch domain-containing protein 8B, whose amino-acid sequence MATGGGRAFAWQVFPPMPTCRVYGTVAYQDGHLLVLGGCGRAGLPLDTAETLDMASHTWVALAPLPTARAGAAAVVLGKQVLVVGGVDEGQSPVAAVEAFLADEGRWERRATLPQAAMGVATVERDGMVYALGGMGPDTAPQAQVRVYEPRRDCWLSLPSMPTPCYGASTFLHGNKIYVLGGRQGKLPVTAFEAFDLEARTWTRHPSLPSRRAFAGCAMAEGSVFSLGGLQQPGPHNFYSRPHFVNTVEMFDLEHGSWTKLPRSLRMRDKRADFVVGSLGDHVVAIGGLGNQPCPLGSVEGFSLARRRWEALPAMPTARCSCSSLQAGPRLFAIGGVAQGPSQAVEALCLRDGV is encoded by the exons ATGGCTACAGGAGGAGGCCGGGCCTTTGCTTGGCAGGTGTTCCCACCCATGCCCACCTGCCGGGTATATGGCACAGTGGCGTACCAGGATGGGCACCTGCTTGTGTTGGGGGGCTGTGGCCGGGCTGGACTGCCTTTGGACACTGCCGAGACATTGGATATGGCCTCGCACACGTGGGTGGCACTGGCGCCCCTGCCCACTGCCCGGGCTGGCGCGGCTGCTGTGGTATTGGGCAAGCAGGTGCTAGTGGTGGGCGGTGTGGATGAGGGCCAGAGTCCGGTAGCTGCTGTGGAGGCCTTCCTGGCTGACGAGGGCCGTTGGGAGCGTCGGGCCACTCTCCCTCAGGCCGCCATGGGGGTTGCAACTGTGGAGAGAG ATGGTATGGTGTATGCATTGGGGGGAATGGGCCCTGACACGGCCCCCCAGGCCCAGGTTCGGGTGTATGAACCCCGCCGGGACTGCTGGCTGTCGCTGCCCTCGATGCCCACACCCTGCTATGGGGCCTCTACCTTCCTGCATGGAAACAAGATCTATGTCCTGG GGGGCCGCCAAGGCAAGCTCCCAGTGACTGCTTTTGAGGCCTTTGATCTGGAGGCCCGTACCTGGACCCGACACCCAAGCCTGCCCAGCCGCCGGGCCTTTGCCGGCTGTGCCATGGCCGAAGGCAGCGTCTTTAGCCTGGGTGGCCTGCAGCAGCCCGGGCCCCACAATTTCTACTCCCGCCCACACTTTGTCAACACTGTGGAGATGTTCGACCTGGAGCATG GCTCCTGGACCAAGCTGCCCCGCAGCCTGCGCATGAGGGACAAGAGAGCTGACTTTGTGGTTGGCTCGCTTGGGGACCACGTCGTGGCCATTGGGGGCCTTG GAAACCAGCCGTGTCCCCTGGGCTCTGTAGAGGGTTTCAGCCTGGCACGGCGCCGCTGGGAGGCCCTGCCAGCTATGCCCACAGCCCGCTGCTCCTGTTCTAGTCTGCAGGCTGGGCCTCGGCTGTTTGCCATCGGGGGTGTGGCCCAGGGTCCCAGTCAGGCTGTGGAGGCCCTGTGTCTGCGTGATGGGGTCTGA
- the CCDC71 gene encoding coiled-coil domain-containing protein 71, translating to MSVVVQHVEEKAVHSWSRISTAGKKALEEALLVFNPMSQDLSATEAQLVAFLQGLRDDGFQPTILRSGDVYGYSSCTANPPSQTKLQARAPTPAAASPPASAPQTAVRLPAGRATLLPMPLSGRLAKASTPGLAKHATTNLLLSSLKQSSAGRAQGAAVGFPTHLYPGVYPAMRLSVVLEALVPIKTPVACLGAKRKAQSLHLSLGDSPLKVRKGPGKRLGNAQLKAPRKATSKGSKCLARRGPRSGPRQGSGLQSKTCKITGSLGGPRVKDGGALGTKAAQAKAARAQAKVAQTQATATQARAKAKAVRARAKAKAARIKARAVQARAKAKAVQARAKAKAMRAKAKVARTQPRGRGRPKGSIQGRTARRSRKSCPETVGQKRKRTEEAKDLSPRKRTRLGPRSPKVQLGPGTARLLKFRAIKVDRLASDDEVRQQAQQILCVNLSPVIRLQPLPPHSAP from the coding sequence ATGAGCGTGGTGGTGCAGCATGTGGAGGAGAAAGCTGTGCACTCCTGGTCACGGATCTCCACGGCGGGGAAGAAGGCCTTGGAGGAAGCGCTGCTTGTCTTCAACCCCATGAGCCAGGATCTCAGTGCCACTGAGGCCCAGCTTGTGGCCTTCCTGCAGGGCCTGCGGGATGATGGCTTCCAGCCTACCATCCTGCGCAGCGGCGATGTCTATGGCTATAGTTCGTGCACAGCCAACCCCCCAAGCCAGACAAAACTTCAGGCTcgtgcccccaccccagctgccGCATCACCTCCAGCCAGTGCTCCCCAAACTGCCGTGCGGCTGCCTGCGGGCCGGGCCACGCTGCTCCCCATGCCACTGTCTGGCAGGCTGGCCAAAGCGTCTACCCCAGGCCTCGCCAAGCATGCTACCACCAACCTGCTGCTGAGCTCCCTGAAGCAATCAAGTGCCGGCCGTGCCCAGGGTGCGGCGGTGGGCTTTCCCACCCACCTCTATCCAGGTGTTTACCCTGCCATGCGACTCTCCGTTGTCCTTGAGGCCCTAGTTCCCATCAAAACCCCTGTGGCCTGCTTGGGTGCCAAACGCAAGGCGCAATCACTGCACCTGTCACTCGGGGACTCCCCCCTGAAGGTGAGGAAAGGTCCAGGGAAGAGGCTGGGGAATGCCCAGCTCAAAGCTCCCAGAAAAGCCACAAGCAAGGGCTCCAAGTGTCTGGCTCGAAGAGGCCCCAGGTCTGGACCCCGACAAGGCTCTGGGCTCCAGAGCAAGACCTGCAAAATCACTGGGTCTCTCGGTGGCCCACGAGTGAAAGATGGCGGTGCTCTGGGCACCAAAGCAGCTCAGGCCAAAGCTGCCCGTGCCCAGGCCAAGGTGGCTCAAACACAGGCCACAGCCACCCAGGCCCGGGCCAAAGCCAAGGCTGTGCGGGCCAGGGCCAAGGCTAAGGCAGCTCGGATCAAGGCCAGAGCAGTGCAGGCCAGGGCCAAGGCCAAAGCAGTGCAGGCCAGGGCCAAGGCCAAGGCCATGCGAGCCAAGGCAAAGGTGGCTCGGACCCAgcccaggggcaggggcaggccaAAAGGGTCTATTCAGGGCAGGACTGCAAGGAGGAGCCGGAAAAGCTGCCCTGAGACTGTGGGgcagaagaggaaaagaacagaggaagcaaaggaccTTTCTCCCCGGAAGAGAACACGGCTTGGGCCCCGATCCCCTAAGGTGCAGCTCGGACCTGGAACGGCAAGGCTGCTGAAGTTCAGGGCCATCAAGGTGGACAGACTGGCCTCAGACGACGAGGTGCGGCAGCAGGCTCAGCAGATCCTCTGTGTGAACCTTTCCCCTGTAATACGACTGCAGCCTTTGCCACCACACTCAGCACCCTGA